In the Anaerolineae bacterium genome, TCTTTGCGGGCTTGTTCGACGGGCAACCAGCGGAAACGCCACTGGTTGAGCATCAGGCGCCCATCCAAAAGAGGGGTCAAACCGCCACACTCGACCCCATACCAATCATAGTCAGGGACAACCGCAGGTTCACTCCAGGTTTCGCCTTCATCCATGGAATACATCAGGACATTGTAGTAGTGAGGGTCCTGCGGAGGATGCAGCAAAAACGGGCGACGAGGAGCGCGGTTGAACACCAGTACCCAATTAGACTCGCTCAGCCTCACCAGGTGAGGGTGTGCGCAGTAGGAATAGGGATCTTTATACAGAATTCTATGTTCAATGCGCTCCATCGCTTGCCTGCATTAGTCTGCTAAGCGAAAACGCGTGCAAAGTACGTACTGAAGCGGCTGTGGGTCTTCGCTCCACTCGTGATATGCCACAACAATGGTCTCGTCCTTGAGTTGGACAACGCTGGGGTAACCAATATGCTGATATAAGCCCGGATTGCGCCAGTCAACGCGCCCGGCCTTCATCCGACCGCTGGCTGGGTCCATCATGGTGGAGGCAGGTTGATCGGCTTCATGCCTGCCGGGCACACCGCCTTCGCGGATCACAAACTCATTCCTGACATCCCAGTGAAGTCCATCTTCCGAGATAACACCTCTCACACCATACGGAGGGCGGCGATATCCATACACCATCAGGTAACGCCCATCTTGCAGGGTGATTAGCTCAGCCGGGTAGCCCCAGATGTTGGTCCATTTCGGCAAGGTCCACGAAAATCCTTCATCTTCCGAGATCACATAGGCAAGATTTTTGGCATCCCCACTGGGGTTGACATGAGTGCGCAAGAAGCAGATCAACCGCCCATCCTTAAGCTGGAGCAGGGCAGGTTCTTCATAATCAATGATGCTGGCGGGGTCGTAAGCCAGGGTGGAGTAATATTCCCAATTGTCGCCCCCATCGTCCGAACGAATCAACGCCGAACGGGTTGATTCATGCTCGCCTTCTTCTTCATAGCCGCGGATTCGCCCATATACGCCCATCAAGAGAGCGCCATTGGGCAATCCCCAACAACCCAGGCGCGTCCCAGCATGGGTCAGAGGGACAACATTGACGGGAATCATTGGCGACCACGTTTGCCCTTTATCCTTCGACTTGACCACAAAGGTGCCAATCCATCGGCGCAGGCGATATGCCCAGGTCCAGTCCCCCCATTCTTCGGTGTAAGGCTCCGAGCTCCACGAAGGTTGTTCAGGCTTTATGCCTCGCTTGAAAAAGGCGCACAAGGTGAAATTCACGATCAGCGTGCCATCTGCCATCTCATAAAGGCCACAGTCCCAGTTGCCGGTGGTCTCCGTCCAGGGGACAACCACCTGACGGGTGCTCTCATCCCAGGTGATGCCACCATCAAAAGAGCGCATCAAGACGGTTTGTCCGGTGTCATGATGGTATGGGAAGCGCTCCTCACTGAAAACCGCCATTAACTGGCCGTCCTGCAATTGCTTGATCACAACCTGATTATTGCAATGTTTTCCTTGCGGATCTTTGTAGATCGTATGATGAGATACATCTTTAATCCTGGTCATTGTGTAACTCCATGTTCACTTTATAGTTTTATGGCAACATTCTTGATTTGCAGATAGTTATGAATGCCCGGCAAGCCGCGCTCGCGACCAAAGCCGGAAGCTTTGACACCACCCGTCGGGGCTTGCACACCGCCTAAATACCAGCCATTGATCCACACCGATCCAGTTTCCAGGCGTTGGGCAAACGTCAGGGCGCGTCGGATATCCTGGGTGTAAACGCCAGCCGTGAGTCCGTAGGGCACTTCGTTAGCTTTTTGAAGAGCTTCCACTTCCGTTTCAAAAGAAAAGACAGCTACGACCGGAGCAAAGATTTCTTCCTGGGCAATGCGCATGAAGGGGCTGACTTCAGCAAAAATCGTGGGCAGCAAAAAATATCCCCGCTTAAGGTGTGTGGGTCGCGTACCGCCAAGGATTAACTTTGCGCCCTCCTCTTGACCGACCCGAATGTAATTCATCGCTCGCTCGAGCTGTTCTTTAGACACCAATGGACCCAGGTCACCGTTCTCGATACCAGGCGCTATTTTTAGCTGAGAAACGCGTTCACAAAATCGATCCATGAATTCTGAGTAAATCGAAGTGTGCAACAAAAGGCGAGAAGCCGCTGAGCAAACTTGCCCACAGTTGCCAAACACAGCTTCCATTGCATCGTTCACAGCGCGTTCCAGGTTGGCGTCTTCAAAGACAATCAAGGCATTTTTCCCCCCCAACTCCAAAACCAAGGGCTTCAGCGACTCAGCAGCCTGTGCCATAATTTTTCGCCCTGTTTCGGCTGAGCCAGTAAAGGTCACCCCTCGCACTAAGGGATGACGAACCAACGCTGCTCCGGCCTCTTCTCCAAAACCGGTGACCACATTAAAAACCCCATTGGGAAAACCCACTTCCTGGATGATACTTGCCAGGCGGAGCGCTGTCAGCGGCGTTTCCTCGGCTGGCTTGAGTACAACTGTGCATCCGGCTGCCAGGGCTGGAGCGACCGAACGGATGGCAATCCCCAAGGGAAAATTCCACGGCACGATGTGGGCTGTTACCCCCAAGGGCTCCAGAATTGTGAAGTCGATTACCTCCATCCCTAACGGAATGGTATCCCCCTGAAGTTTGTCCGCTGCTCCGGCATTGTATTCAATCGTCCGCGTGACTCCATCGACATCATCGAGTGCTTCTCTGAGAGGTTTACCGTTATCCAGGGTTTCTAATTCTGCCAGTTCAGCCCGATAAGATTGAATAGCCTGCGCCAACCGATACAGCAATCGTCCCCGTTCGGCAGGGGTTAACTCTCTCCATTCGCCATAAAAGGCAAGATGAGCCGCTTTAACCGCCGCATCTACATCTCGGCTATCTGAACGGGGTACTTTTGCCAGGATTTCTTCGGTTGCGGGATCAACCGTCTCAAAAGTCTCTCGGCTCAGACTCGCTTGCCAAAGGCCACCGATAAAATTTGCAACGGGTATCTCAGTAAGTTTCATCCTTTAATACCTGTACGGGAAATTTCTTTATCATCTTTTCTTAGCTCCTCCTCACATACCAATCTCAAATTCTTTTTCCATCTCTCCGAGCAGGCGATCGAGAATCTGGAGGGCACGGTTGATTTCATGCTGCTGTATTACGAGAGGCGGGGCAAAGCACAGCCGATTGTAGTAATACCCCGAATAGATGCAGAGCACTCCTTCTTCTAAAAGGCGGCGCAACAACCAGGCGCTGGCTTCGGCTGCGGGTTGTTTTGTTTTACGGTCTTTGACCAGCTCAATGCTCAAATACAACCCCAAACCGTTTACATCTCCAATAGCGGGGTGCTTTCTTTGCAAATTCAACAAACCATCCAGGAAGTAAGCCCCTTTTTGAGCTACTTTCTCCAGAATATGATCGCGCTCGAAGATTTCAAAGAGTTTCACCCCACCCGCACAGGCAGCCGGATAAGCGGTGAAGGTCGAGGAGTGCGCCCCGGGGCCCCATGAATCCATAATCTCTTTGCGCCCGATCACTACCGCCAGAGGCAAACCGTTGGAAAGTGACTTTGCAGCTGTGATCAAATCAGGGGCAACGCCGGCGTGTTCAATTGCCCAAAGTTTGCCGGTTCGCCCCATGCCATTTTGTACTTCATCGCTGATAAAAACGAAATCATATTTTTCAGCAATTTCCTTCATGCGCTTGAGGTAAGGCAAGGGCGCAATCAGATAGCCCGCCGAACTCTGGAATGGCTCGATCAACATGGCTGCCACGTTGACAACGTTGGCTTTGGGGTTGTTCAGCCAGGTCTCCTTGCTCTCAAACATTTTTTCATATTGATCGGCGCAAAACAGATCGCAGGCCGGGTACTCTTTGCCAAAGGGACAGCGGTAGCAATATGGAAAGGGGATTTTTACGACGCCCGTATCCATGGGAGGAATGGGGTAACTGTAGGCCATCATAAAGGCTTTGCTGGTCAAGCCCATTGCTCCCGCCGTGCGCCCGTGATAATCTCCCCAATGGGTGACAATCAGGGGTTTGCCGGTATACCAGCGGGCAAGCTTCATGGCAATTTCCACCGCTTCTCCCCCCGTGACCGCCCACATCACCTTTTTCTCAAAGTCGCCGGCGGTATGTTCAACCAACAGGCGCGCCAGTTCCGCACGGGGTTCCATCGGCAGTTCCGCAAATTGAATCACTTTATCCAACTGCGCCTTGATCGCCGCATTGATCTCCTCCTGGGCATAGCCGAGGACATTGACCGTAAAGCCCGCATGCAAGTCAATGTAAGATTTGCCATCTACATCGTATAAGGTAGCCCCCTGACCGTGATCGATGACCGGTGGGCAGGGAAATAAGGCAAAATCGAGATGACCAGTCGACTCATACTGTAAAGTTTTCGACAGGACTTCTTTGCTGCGTGGCCCCCTGGCAAAGGTCTCTACCCGCTTTTGCAACGACTCGAGCGACTCGCTCATGCGGCGGCGTTCTTCAAGAATGCGTTTTTCAAAGGGTGTGACCAAGTTTGCCTCCCGATCTAAGTGAAATGTTCGGCTTCCATATCGGTGACCTGGACCCTGCTCCCCACAGTAGCTTCACTTTGCATTCGTTTCAGGAGAGCGGTGCCAGCATCGGTGATGTGCTTGCGCACGATCGCCTCCGCCAACTGAGGGTCGCCCGTACAGATACCTTGAAAAATTTCCTGATGGGTGACTTCATCACTGATCATGTCAGATTGATACAATTTGGTAGAGAGAATAAACATCAAAGTCATCGATTGCAGGTTCTTCAATACATCTGACAGCAACTGATGACCGCAACGTTCACTGAAAATTTCATGGAATTTCATATCCGCTTTGATCGTCTCAGAATAATTTCCAGCCTGCTCCATCTCCCCCATGCGCTTGACCAGAGCAGCCATCTGATTCAACGTTTCCTCATCAAAAGCGCCTTTTTCCATACAAAGGCGCACAGCATAGGGTTCTAAGAGCGCACGCAGGGTATAAATTTCCTCCACCATTTGCGGGGTCAAACAAGTCACAAAAGCGCCCCGATAAGGAATCACTTCCACCAGTCCTTCCTGACTCAAGAGGCGCAAGGCTTCCCGCACGGTTCCACGCGAGATATTCAATTTTTCGCTCAATTCAATTTCGTGAAGGGGTTCGCCTGGCAAGAGTTGTCCTTCGAGAATGGCATCTTTGATAGAATTGGCAGCGGCAACGGCTAAGGTCGGGGGTCGCTGGATTTTCTTCATATTGTCCTATCCTTTCGATTAGTGGAATTGTTCACCAATCGATTGTAAATCAATCCAACAATCTTGCCAGAACAAAATCGTCCATTCATCATTGTTGATTATACTACAGATATACAATTGATTGTTAAACAATTAATCTAATATTAATCTTTTGGCGCCTTTTACTTACCAAATATGGTTATAATTTAATCAACACCTGCCTTAACCACCTCGCAAGGAGACCTCATGACCCCTCTCCAGCCCGCCCCCCGATTGACCTTCTGGCAAAAGTTCCTCTATGGCAGCGGTGACTGGTCGCTTTCGAGCTTTACGACCCTCCGCGCCCTGCTTTACACCATCTTTTTGACCGATGTTGTGCGCCTCAACCCCGGTTTAGCCAGTTTCTCCGCTCTGATCGGCACTGCCTGGGATGCCATTAACGATCCACTGGTTGGTGCACTCAACGATCGCGTGCGCTCCCGTTGGGGGCGGCGGCGACCCTTCCTATTGCTCTTTGCTATCCCATTTGGTCTGGGGTTTTTGTTGCTCTGGTGGGTGCCACCCACCGATAGCCAGCTTCTCAAGATGATCTACGTCACGCTGGCATTCATGATCACCGACACCTTGCACACGCTGGTCAACGTGCCCTATTTAGCCCTGGTGCCTGACATCAGTCGCGATTACGATGAACGCACCACGCTATCGGGCTTTCGAGTGCTGTTTAATCTGCTGGCTACCCTGGTCACCGCAGTGGCAGCGCCGACCATTGTGGATGAAGTAGTGCGCGGTGGCGCCTCCCCTCAACAAGGCTATCTGCTGGTGGCAGGATTATTCGGCGGTCTGGCGGTCATCCCTTTTTTGATCATTCCGCTCTTAATCAAAGAAACCAAAACAGACTTAGACGAACCCGAAAGGATCGACCTGCGCAAGACATGGGCGGTGATCCTGCGCAACAAGCCGTTTCTGTATGTGACCGGCTTATACTCCTTGACCTGGATCGCCTTTGACCTTGTCTCGCGCATGTTACCTTTTTTTGCCGTTTATTGGGTCGGCCAAGGCGATTCGCTGATCAGCCGTCCACTCTTCGGGCAAGACTTCGCTTTGGAGTCGCTTGCTATGGGTGGACTGATGCTCGTCTCGCTGGTATCCATTCCTCTTTGGACCAGCCTCTCTGCCAGATTTGGGAAAAAAGCCACCTATATTATCGGGATGATTTTCTGGATTCTTGTCCTCAGTGCGCTGATGATCGTTCAACCCGGGCAGGTCTCGCTAACACTGGCGCTTTCAGCGCTGGCGGGACTCAGCGTTGCAACCGCCAGCAT is a window encoding:
- a CDS encoding Aldehyde dehydrogenase translates to MKLTEIPVANFIGGLWQASLSRETFETVDPATEEILAKVPRSDSRDVDAAVKAAHLAFYGEWRELTPAERGRLLYRLAQAIQSYRAELAELETLDNGKPLREALDDVDGVTRTIEYNAGAADKLQGDTIPLGMEVIDFTILEPLGVTAHIVPWNFPLGIAIRSVAPALAAGCTVVLKPAEETPLTALRLASIIQEVGFPNGVFNVVTGFGEEAGAALVRHPLVRGVTFTGSAETGRKIMAQAAESLKPLVLELGGKNALIVFEDANLERAVNDAMEAVFGNCGQVCSAASRLLLHTSIYSEFMDRFCERVSQLKIAPGIENGDLGPLVSKEQLERAMNYIRVGQEEGAKLILGGTRPTHLKRGYFLLPTIFAEVSPFMRIAQEEIFAPVVAVFSFETEVEALQKANEVPYGLTAGVYTQDIRRALTFAQRLETGSVWINGWYLGGVQAPTGGVKASGFGRERGLPGIHNYLQIKNVAIKL
- a CDS encoding 4-aminobutyrate aminotransferase — translated: MVTPFEKRILEERRRMSESLESLQKRVETFARGPRSKEVLSKTLQYESTGHLDFALFPCPPVIDHGQGATLYDVDGKSYIDLHAGFTVNVLGYAQEEINAAIKAQLDKVIQFAELPMEPRAELARLLVEHTAGDFEKKVMWAVTGGEAVEIAMKLARWYTGKPLIVTHWGDYHGRTAGAMGLTSKAFMMAYSYPIPPMDTGVVKIPFPYCYRCPFGKEYPACDLFCADQYEKMFESKETWLNNPKANVVNVAAMLIEPFQSSAGYLIAPLPYLKRMKEIAEKYDFVFISDEVQNGMGRTGKLWAIEHAGVAPDLITAAKSLSNGLPLAVVIGRKEIMDSWGPGAHSSTFTAYPAACAGGVKLFEIFERDHILEKVAQKGAYFLDGLLNLQRKHPAIGDVNGLGLYLSIELVKDRKTKQPAAEASAWLLRRLLEEGVLCIYSGYYYNRLCFAPPLVIQQHEINRALQILDRLLGEMEKEFEIGM
- a CDS encoding Transcriptional regulator, GntR family; this encodes MKKIQRPPTLAVAAANSIKDAILEGQLLPGEPLHEIELSEKLNISRGTVREALRLLSQEGLVEVIPYRGAFVTCLTPQMVEEIYTLRALLEPYAVRLCMEKGAFDEETLNQMAALVKRMGEMEQAGNYSETIKADMKFHEIFSERCGHQLLSDVLKNLQSMTLMFILSTKLYQSDMISDEVTHQEIFQGICTGDPQLAEAIVRKHITDAGTALLKRMQSEATVGSRVQVTDMEAEHFT
- a CDS encoding Sugar transporter, encoding MTPLQPAPRLTFWQKFLYGSGDWSLSSFTTLRALLYTIFLTDVVRLNPGLASFSALIGTAWDAINDPLVGALNDRVRSRWGRRRPFLLLFAIPFGLGFLLLWWVPPTDSQLLKMIYVTLAFMITDTLHTLVNVPYLALVPDISRDYDERTTLSGFRVLFNLLATLVTAVAAPTIVDEVVRGGASPQQGYLLVAGLFGGLAVIPFLIIPLLIKETKTDLDEPERIDLRKTWAVILRNKPFLYVTGLYSLTWIAFDLVSRMLPFFAVYWVGQGDSLISRPLFGQDFALESLAMGGLMLVSLVSIPLWTSLSARFGKKATYIIGMIFWILVLSALMIVQPGQVSLTLALSALAGLSVATASILPESMLPDAVDWDEYQTGERNEGLYFGAITLFRKLSGALAGFFALQALNLFGYQAPPEGVTVWQQSPSALTAIRWMTGPFSALLVVAAIFVAWFYPLTRQQYEQIRAALDARQKSASASGVSDSPM